Below is a window of Flavobacterium sp. N2820 DNA.
TTTCCATTTTTCAGGTAGAGAGCAATTCTAATATTCTGTAAGCAGTTTGCTTAAAAATATATAATCTCGTTTCTTAATTGAAACGAGATTTTTTATCGTAACACTAAACTCGTTACCAAGTCTTTTCGAAGTTCTTCGTTAATCATTTTGATGATTTTGTCTTTTCCATAACTTAGTTCTTCTCTCAAAACAGCTGAAGACAAAGCTACATACAATGTTGAACCTTTGAGCTGAATTTCTGTTGTATAATTGTTGACCCCATTTCCCATCAAATTTTTCCAAGCATCACGAACATTAACCACATCCATTCCAGCTTCCAACTTATTTTGAGAAATAAATTGTTTCAACACGTCACTAATAGGGCTTTCTTCATTGAATCGCTTTGCCATACTTACTTTATTGAAAATTTAACAGGGCGCTTATAATGATACTCTAAATCTTGCTGATTTTTAACTACTAATTTATCGTTAGATAATTCAATTATTTCTTCTTTCCAACTCGCATAATTAGTTTTATAACCAATTACTGCGTTTCCGTTAGTAACTGTTATCACAAATTCTTCCTGAATATTATTGGTTAAATAAGTACCATCTAATTGAGGCATTACTTTTTTTCTAAAACCCTTTTTTGATTCGAGTTTAAAAAAATCGATAGTTTCATTTACTTTATATTCTTTCTTATCTCCATCAGGAAGTTCAACTTTTTCAATTTCCCAATACCCATTTAGGTGTTGCAAATCAGATTCAGAAATAGATTGTTTACAAGATAAGATGAGTCCAAAAACAAAAAATAATATTATTTTTTTCATTATACACGATTTATTATGGTATAAAATTACAATTATTTCTCTTTTGAATTAAACTATTACTTACTTTTATTGTCTAATAATGGTATAACCGTTTTTTTAGTCTTATGAAAAAAATTGTCCCTTTTTTTGTCGCTTTACTAGTAATCAGTTGTGGCTCTGATGATTCATCAACAACTACAACTCCTGAAGAACAGATGTATTTTCCACCTATTGGCTCAACTACTTGGGAAACAAAAACTGTACAAAGTTTGGGCTGGAATCAATCACAAGTACAACCCTTACTAGATTATTTAGAATTAAAACATACTAAAAGTTTTATTGTACTACATAATGGTAAAATTGTATTGGAAAATTATTTTAATGGTCATAGTGCAAATGAACCATGGTATTGGGCAAGTGCTGGTAAAACATTAACCACAGCAGTTACAGGAATTGCTGAAGAAGAAGGATACTTAAACATCAACAACAAGGTTTCAGATTATTTAGGAACAGGATGGACAAGCATTCCCTTAGCAAAGGAAAATTTAATTACTAATAAGCATCTTTTAACCATGACATCAGGCTTAAATGATGCGTTAGGAGACGATGTTACTCCTGCAAATTTACAATATGTTGCAGATGCTGGAACGCGCTGGGCTTATCATAATGTATATGTAAAATTGCAAGATGTTGTAGCTGCCTCTACTGGACAAAGTTGGTCAAATTATTTTAATACTAAATTAAGAGATCGAATAGGGATGACTGGCGGTAGTTGGATTCAGAATGGAGGTTTGAGTGTTTATTGGAGCACCCCTAGAAATATGGCACGATTTGGTTTATTAGCATTAAATAATGGGAAATGGGAAAACAATCAAATTGTCCCTCAAAATTATTTCCAAAACGCAACTACCACTTCACAAAATTTAAATTTAGCATATGGCTACATGTGGTGGTTAAATGGAAAAACTAGTTTTAGATTACCACAAAGTCAATTGCAATTTAATGGAACATTAATTCCAAGCGCTCCAAGTGATATGTATTGTGCTTTAGGAAAAAATGATCAAAAAATATATGTCGTTCCTAGTAGAAAACTTGTTATAATTAGAATGGGAGATGTAGCAGATGGTGTAAATTTTGCATTATCTGATTTTGATGAAACATTATGGGAAAAAATAAGTGCTGTTATTAACTAACAGCACTTATTTTTATTTTTTCGCTTTCTTTTTTGAACTTGTAAGTTTTACAAAAATATACATTAGAATAGCAAACGAAATTAATCGTAATGTCATAAAAACAAAATCAATTTCATCAAACGGAATTGCAACTAAAGCTAATACAAGAGCCACAATCAATAATTTTACGGTTTTATATTTTAAAAATTCCATCTCCTTTTTTATTTAAAAAATGAATCAACAAATTCATACTTATTAAAAACTTGCAAGTCTTCAATTCCTTCACCAACTCCAATATATTTAACTGGAATTTGAAATTGGTCAGAAATTCCAATCACAACACCACCTTTAGCTGTTCCATCTAATTTTGTAACCGCTAGACATGAAACTTCGGTTGCTGCTGTAAATTGCTTTGCTTGTTCAAAAGCATTCTGCCCTGTTGAACCATCTAAAACTAAAAGAACATCATTTGGTGTATCTTCTACAACCTTTTGCATTACTTTTTTCACTTTTGAAAGTTCATTCATTAAGCCAACTTTGTTGTGTAAACGTCCCGC
It encodes the following:
- a CDS encoding DUF721 domain-containing protein, which produces MAKRFNEESPISDVLKQFISQNKLEAGMDVVNVRDAWKNLMGNGVNNYTTEIQLKGSTLYVALSSAVLREELSYGKDKIIKMINEELRKDLVTSLVLR
- a CDS encoding serine hydrolase domain-containing protein; translated protein: MKKIVPFFVALLVISCGSDDSSTTTTPEEQMYFPPIGSTTWETKTVQSLGWNQSQVQPLLDYLELKHTKSFIVLHNGKIVLENYFNGHSANEPWYWASAGKTLTTAVTGIAEEEGYLNINNKVSDYLGTGWTSIPLAKENLITNKHLLTMTSGLNDALGDDVTPANLQYVADAGTRWAYHNVYVKLQDVVAASTGQSWSNYFNTKLRDRIGMTGGSWIQNGGLSVYWSTPRNMARFGLLALNNGKWENNQIVPQNYFQNATTTSQNLNLAYGYMWWLNGKTSFRLPQSQLQFNGTLIPSAPSDMYCALGKNDQKIYVVPSRKLVIIRMGDVADGVNFALSDFDETLWEKISAVIN
- a CDS encoding lipocalin family protein; amino-acid sequence: MKKIILFFVFGLILSCKQSISESDLQHLNGYWEIEKVELPDGDKKEYKVNETIDFFKLESKKGFRKKVMPQLDGTYLTNNIQEEFVITVTNGNAVIGYKTNYASWKEEIIELSNDKLVVKNQQDLEYHYKRPVKFSIK